DNA from Luteolibacter yonseiensis:
CATCGTGGGGACGCTGGTCCCGATCCGATCATCGCGGCTTTCAATGAGCTTGAAACAACCATGAAAAGCAGGGTGATTGATCCCCAGCCAGCCGGACATTCTTTAACCGCCTTCGGCCGCCGTGTGACGGTGGAGGATTCCCGCCAGGTTTCCGGCACCTCCGGAGTGATGCTGTCACTCGCGGTTGATGCCGTCCCCTCGTCGCCCGATTCCATTAATTTTTCACCATTGCCAAATCCTGAAACGCCTGCTGCTTCCGACGTGGTTGCGACCCCTGGAACAGAAGTCCCGCCTCAAGGCACCGCCAGTTGGCAGGGATTGTCCTACGAGCAGGAGCTCTTCCGTACCAAGTGGGGGTGGCATGCATACGATCAAGTTCAGAAGGTCCTCCGGGAGAGCCATAGCGAGTGAATGGAGGCGGCAATGATGAGATACCTTACCATAGATTCCCATTGATGAAATTTTTTAACATAGCAGGACACGCCGGATGGCTCCGGATTGTTCCTTTCGCCATACTGATCGCCATGGGAAACGCCCAAGGCCAGGAAGGCGTTTTATTCAACATCCGTGAATATCGCGTCACGGGCCCGGCGCGGCTGCCGCGGCTGGCGGTGGAGGAGGCGGTGTATCCGTATCTCGGGCCGGGGCGTTCGGCGGATGATGTGGAGGCGGCGCGGGTGGCCTTGGAAAAGGCGTATCACGACCGCGGTTTCCAGACGGTTTCGGTGGTGGTGCCGCAGCAGGATCCGCGGCGCGGGGTGATCCGGCTGGAGGTGGCGGAGGCGAGGGTGGGGCGCCTGCGGGTCAATGGCGCGCGGTTTTTCCTGCCGAGCCGGATCAAGGCGGACGCTCCGTCGCTGGCGGAGGGGAACGTGCCGGACATGAAGCGGGTGGAGAAGGAGATCGTGGCGCTCAACCGTCTGGCGGACCGCCGGGTGACGCCGGAGCTGCGCGCGGGGGTGGTGCCGGGGACGGTGGACATCGATCTGAACGTGGAGGACAAGAATCCGCTGCATGGTTCGCTGGAGCTCAACAACCGTTACAGTTCGAACACGACGCCGCTGCGGTTGAACGGGTCGCTGAGCCATGGCAATCTCTACCAGCTGGGGCATACGGGTGGTTTCAATTTCCAGGTGGCCCCGGAAAACACGGATGACGCGAAGGTGTTCTCGGGTTATTATCTGGCGCGGGTTTCGGACAGCGTGAGCCTGATGCTGCAGGGCACCAAGCAGGACAGCGATGTGGCCATCGTCGGCGGCTCGGCGAGCATCGGCCGCGGCCACACGGTGAGCCTGCAGGCGCTCATCGACCTGCCGTCACAGGACAAGTTTTACCAGACGCTGTCGCTGGGCCTCGACTACAAGCATTTCTCCGACGAGGTCGTTTCCCTGGGGAAGAAACAGTTCACCATCGATGAAACCGCCATCGAGTATTGGCCGCTTTCGGCGAATTACGGGGCGACGTGGCTGGCGGAGAAGGCGTTCACGGAGGCGAATACCTCGCTGAACCTGCACCTGCGGGGCATCGGCAGCGGGGAGAGGGATTATGCGAACAAGCGTTACAACGCGGACGGGAGTTATGTGTTCCTGCGCGGGGATGTGGCGCACACGCGCGATCTGCGGGATGATTCGCAGCTTTTCGGCAAGGTGCAGTACCAGCTGGCGGACAAGCCGCTGGTGAACAACGAGCAGATCTCCGGCGGCGGCCTGGGGACGGTGCGGGGTTACCTGGAGGCGACGTCGCTGGGTGACAACGGTGTCTTCGGCACGGTGGAGTACCGCACGCGGCCGCTCACCGGCGGGTCCGAAGCGAAGCCTGGGACGACGCCCAACGAGTGGCGGTTCCATGGTTTCGTGGATGCGGGGCTGGTGGGGATTTATGACCCGCTGCCGGGCCAGCGGAAGCGTTTCGGTCTGGCCAGCGCGGGCGCTGGGACGCGCTTCAAGTTCGCGGATCATTACAACGGCTCGGTGGACCTGGCCGTGCCTTTCATCAGCCAGACGGACACGGAGTCCGGAGACGTCCGGGTGACCTTCCGTGGCTGGGCGGACTTCTGACCACCCCTTGCCCGCATCCGCCGACCTCCTTCATTTTCCTCATTTTTCCCACATGAAACATCCCGCCCTCATTCTCCCCGTTTCGCTTCTGCTCGCCCATGCAGGCATCGCCGCCGGCGATGCCGGAGCCGCGTGGTGGAACCCCGCCTGGACGAAGCGCCAGACGCTCACGCTCGACACCTCGGGTGACGCCGCGGCTCTTCCCGGATCGCCCGGCACGGCCACGGTGCTGGTGCGTTTGTCGGACGGGAACTTCCCGTTCGCCAGCGCCCGCGAGGATGGCAGCGACCTGCGCTTCATCGCCGCGGACGGGAAGACGGCGCTCAGCCACCAGATCGAGAGTTATGACAACCTGCTCAACGAGGCGTTCGTGTGGGTGAAGGTGCCGGACATCGGGGCGTCGGGGAAGACGACGATCCATCTTTATTCCGGCAATCCGGCGCCGGACGCCGGCCCGAAGGCGGCCGAGGCGTATGACGCGGACACGGCGCTGGTCTGGCACTTCGCCGGACGTGGCGCGGCCCCGGCCGACACCACGGGGAACAACAACAGCGCGACGGCCCCGGCGACCACGGCGGAGGGCTCGCTCATCGGCAACGGCCTGCGCCTGCTGGCCACGCCGGTGACGCTGCCCCAGTCGCCGTCGCTCGAGTGGAAGGCCGGCCAGGCGCTGACGCTCTCCACCTGGATCAAGCCCGCCGCGCTGCAGGACAACGCGGTCCTGCTCAGCCGTGGCGAGGGTGCGTCCTCTTTCCAGCTCCT
Protein-coding regions in this window:
- a CDS encoding ShlB/FhaC/HecB family hemolysin secretion/activation protein; protein product: MKFFNIAGHAGWLRIVPFAILIAMGNAQGQEGVLFNIREYRVTGPARLPRLAVEEAVYPYLGPGRSADDVEAARVALEKAYHDRGFQTVSVVVPQQDPRRGVIRLEVAEARVGRLRVNGARFFLPSRIKADAPSLAEGNVPDMKRVEKEIVALNRLADRRVTPELRAGVVPGTVDIDLNVEDKNPLHGSLELNNRYSSNTTPLRLNGSLSHGNLYQLGHTGGFNFQVAPENTDDAKVFSGYYLARVSDSVSLMLQGTKQDSDVAIVGGSASIGRGHTVSLQALIDLPSQDKFYQTLSLGLDYKHFSDEVVSLGKKQFTIDETAIEYWPLSANYGATWLAEKAFTEANTSLNLHLRGIGSGERDYANKRYNADGSYVFLRGDVAHTRDLRDDSQLFGKVQYQLADKPLVNNEQISGGGLGTVRGYLEATSLGDNGVFGTVEYRTRPLTGGSEAKPGTTPNEWRFHGFVDAGLVGIYDPLPGQRKRFGLASAGAGTRFKFADHYNGSVDLAVPFISQTDTESGDVRVTFRGWADF